A region of Moorena producens PAL-8-15-08-1 DNA encodes the following proteins:
- a CDS encoding CU044_2847 family protein: MTQLTPIQLEDGTIIYVEATEDLDIPTVSSPDNQDEEEEEEEALTDKGMSSPERLRQQIIQHAQTIEGTIRAYTIIGLNAFKKKPIPNVKKVTLEFGIELGGEAGIPYVTKGTAKSNLKITVECELPKPIKNQT; the protein is encoded by the coding sequence ATGACACAATTAACGCCAATTCAGCTAGAGGATGGCACAATTATTTATGTTGAAGCTACAGAGGATTTAGACATTCCTACGGTAAGCAGCCCAGACAACCAAGACGAAGAAGAAGAGGAAGAAGAAGCCCTCACCGACAAGGGGATGAGTTCTCCTGAAAGGCTACGACAGCAAATAATACAACACGCTCAAACCATTGAAGGGACGATCCGGGCTTACACCATTATTGGCTTAAATGCGTTTAAGAAAAAGCCAATACCTAATGTTAAAAAAGTTACCCTAGAATTTGGGATTGAATTAGGGGGAGAAGCGGGGATTCCTTATGTAACCAAAGGCACGGCTAAAAGTAATCTAAAAATAACAGTAGAGTGTGAGCTTCCTAAGCCAATTAAAAATCAAACTTAG